The proteins below are encoded in one region of Alistipes indistinctus YIT 12060:
- a CDS encoding SusC/RagA family TonB-linked outer membrane protein: protein MAVLSMTLVQAQERTYSGVVKGSDGQPIIGASVEVVGTTVGTSTGLDGDYTIKANQGSKIKFSFLGTKSVTATASTSSTINVTLEDDATALDEVVVQAFGTAKKKDLTGAVSSIDSKLISSQSNSTLSRALEGAIPGLQVASIDGQPGVDMGIRVRGIGSGTQNNSDALIVIDGVPNTNSNALSSLNPKDIESITVLKDAASTALWGSRGANGVVMVTTKKGQQGRAKVTFEGRWGINQQGPFTYEKIDDPASLYEWAWQSIYNTARFYGGKDFTTNVKNPNMSHEEAALFASQHLFDAPALGKTSGFAQNSLGNYMLYNVPGAKYISTGSGSSASSTMTGAYLIDPMTGKLNPNAELLYWDPWDGHFLQNRFRQEYNVSVSGATDKTDYFISAGYLEDPSYIQGSQFNRYNVRSNINSQITKWLKAGINMAYSRRAVQSPATRYGRNPGSAVANVFRWVNGQSALIPLFQRNADGSYILDAAGNKQYTSAAEQNGSVVGPTGGPTSTANLDYILNHDKDETISNDINIRGYVEAKFLKDFTFQANLSTDQTFAMRSRYWNPVTGSAVSTGGAWGQNYNEYNNINTQQTLNWAHDYGKHHVDAMIGHEFNWNRGYSLNYKTQSSIIPDFQAFTNFLALNGGATFSGIGGGIDEEALEGYFMRANYNYDNKYYVTASVRTDGSSKFRYNDTRWGTFWSVGGAWRLSGESWLADATWLTDLKLRADYGIMGNQNGVDRYSGYQTWSYGANGYTYSGTNVVPANITLGLGNYVNSGLTWEKKKTFDIGLDFRLWDRFYGTIDYYNITVDDMIWAQPIAISLGQPSIDRNNAKMRNQGIEIELGVDIIKTPDILWSFSVNGTHYTNKIIGVPEGIGTEALNGGWTAGVDAWSKGGGGAVGNIVYLRGKGKDLYNMYLFKYGGVDQASGLPLFASTVSSSNIDKLQKASHVYGDIKEGNVVYTTDYSLATRQEFGSATPKFIGGFSTSFRWKDLDFAATFAFQCGGKFFSNEYALNLYNNQKLAGALSAEMKGNTWTPDNTGAKFPMQMYGTTYTNGAEIGSWMYTDMSLFSASYLNVKNLTLGYNLPQKWMDKIGIGGIRVYASADNVWMWTQHAGIDPRMSLVGGYEVGAYAYPYMRTMSLGVNVTF from the coding sequence ATGGCAGTGTTAAGCATGACGCTGGTTCAGGCGCAGGAGCGGACTTACTCCGGCGTGGTGAAGGGCAGTGACGGGCAACCGATCATCGGCGCCAGCGTGGAAGTGGTGGGTACCACCGTAGGTACTTCGACGGGCTTGGACGGTGACTACACCATCAAAGCCAACCAAGGAAGCAAAATCAAATTCTCTTTCCTGGGTACGAAGTCCGTGACGGCTACCGCGAGTACCAGCTCCACCATCAACGTCACCCTCGAGGACGATGCCACGGCATTGGACGAAGTCGTTGTACAGGCTTTCGGTACCGCCAAGAAAAAAGACCTGACCGGTGCCGTCAGCTCGATCGACTCGAAACTGATCAGCTCACAATCCAACTCGACGCTGTCGCGTGCACTCGAGGGCGCAATCCCCGGTTTGCAGGTGGCTTCGATCGACGGACAGCCCGGTGTCGACATGGGTATCCGTGTCCGCGGTATCGGTTCCGGGACCCAGAACAACTCGGACGCACTGATCGTGATCGACGGTGTGCCTAACACGAACTCGAACGCGCTTTCCTCGTTGAACCCGAAAGATATCGAATCGATCACGGTATTGAAAGATGCCGCTTCGACCGCCCTGTGGGGTTCGCGCGGCGCCAACGGCGTCGTGATGGTAACGACCAAGAAAGGCCAGCAGGGGCGCGCCAAAGTGACTTTCGAAGGCCGCTGGGGCATCAACCAGCAGGGACCGTTCACGTATGAAAAGATCGACGATCCGGCCAGTCTGTACGAATGGGCATGGCAGTCGATCTACAACACGGCCCGTTTTTACGGCGGCAAGGACTTCACGACCAACGTAAAGAACCCGAACATGAGCCACGAAGAGGCGGCCCTCTTCGCCAGCCAGCACCTGTTCGACGCACCGGCTCTGGGCAAAACCTCAGGGTTTGCACAAAACTCTTTGGGCAACTATATGCTCTACAACGTTCCGGGGGCAAAATACATCTCTACCGGCAGCGGTTCGTCGGCCAGTTCGACGATGACGGGTGCTTACCTGATCGATCCGATGACCGGCAAACTCAACCCGAACGCTGAATTGCTTTACTGGGATCCCTGGGACGGCCATTTCCTGCAGAACCGTTTCCGCCAGGAGTACAACGTTTCTGTCAGCGGCGCCACCGACAAGACCGACTATTTCATCTCGGCCGGTTACCTGGAAGACCCCTCTTACATTCAGGGATCGCAGTTCAACCGCTACAACGTCCGCAGCAACATCAACTCGCAGATCACCAAATGGCTGAAGGCCGGTATCAACATGGCTTACAGCCGCCGGGCCGTACAGTCCCCGGCAACGCGCTACGGCCGTAACCCGGGCAGCGCCGTCGCCAACGTATTCCGGTGGGTGAACGGTCAGAGCGCCCTGATTCCGCTCTTCCAACGCAACGCCGACGGCTCCTACATCCTGGATGCCGCAGGCAACAAACAATACACCTCTGCAGCGGAACAGAACGGATCGGTAGTCGGTCCGACCGGCGGTCCCACCTCGACCGCAAATCTGGATTACATCCTGAACCACGACAAGGACGAGACGATCTCGAACGACATCAACATCCGCGGTTATGTGGAAGCCAAGTTCCTCAAAGACTTCACATTCCAGGCCAACCTTTCGACCGACCAGACCTTTGCGATGCGCAGCCGCTACTGGAACCCCGTAACCGGCAGTGCCGTATCGACCGGCGGCGCATGGGGCCAGAACTACAACGAATACAACAACATCAACACGCAGCAGACCCTGAACTGGGCCCACGATTACGGCAAGCACCACGTGGACGCCATGATCGGGCACGAGTTCAACTGGAACCGCGGTTACAGCCTGAACTACAAGACGCAAAGTTCGATCATTCCCGACTTCCAGGCATTCACGAACTTCCTCGCACTGAACGGCGGCGCCACTTTCAGCGGCATCGGAGGCGGTATCGATGAGGAAGCTCTCGAAGGCTACTTCATGCGGGCGAACTACAACTACGATAACAAATACTACGTAACGGCATCGGTTCGTACCGACGGTTCTTCGAAATTCCGGTACAACGACACCCGCTGGGGCACCTTCTGGTCCGTAGGCGGCGCATGGCGTCTTTCGGGCGAATCCTGGCTGGCCGATGCGACCTGGCTGACAGACTTGAAACTGCGCGCCGACTACGGTATAATGGGTAACCAGAATGGTGTGGACCGCTACTCGGGCTATCAGACCTGGAGCTACGGGGCCAACGGATATACTTACAGCGGGACCAACGTCGTTCCGGCCAACATCACGTTGGGTCTCGGCAACTACGTAAACTCCGGCCTGACCTGGGAGAAGAAAAAGACCTTCGACATCGGCCTCGACTTCCGCCTGTGGGATCGCTTCTACGGTACGATCGACTACTACAACATCACCGTCGACGACATGATCTGGGCTCAACCGATCGCCATCAGTCTCGGCCAGCCTTCGATCGACCGCAACAACGCGAAGATGCGCAACCAGGGTATCGAAATCGAATTGGGCGTAGACATCATCAAGACCCCGGATATCCTCTGGTCGTTCTCTGTAAACGGCACGCACTACACCAACAAAATCATCGGTGTCCCCGAAGGAATCGGAACCGAAGCTTTGAACGGGGGTTGGACGGCAGGAGTCGATGCCTGGAGTAAAGGCGGCGGCGGAGCTGTTGGAAACATCGTCTACCTGCGCGGCAAAGGCAAGGACCTGTACAACATGTACCTGTTCAAATACGGCGGCGTAGACCAGGCTTCCGGTCTTCCGCTGTTCGCTTCCACCGTCTCTTCGTCCAACATCGACAAGCTGCAAAAGGCGTCGCACGTTTACGGTGACATCAAGGAGGGCAATGTAGTCTATACGACCGACTACTCGCTGGCTACCCGCCAGGAGTTCGGCTCGGCCACTCCGAAGTTCATCGGCGGCTTCAGCACCTCGTTCCGTTGGAAAGACCTCGACTTCGCGGCTACGTTCGCATTCCAGTGCGGCGGTAAGTTCTTCAGCAACGAATACGCACTCAACCTTTATAACAACCAGAAACTAGCCGGCGCACTTTCCGCTGAAATGAAAGGCAATACCTGGACCCCGGACAACACCGGAGCCAAATTCCCGATGCAGATGTACGGAACCACTTACACCAACGGTGCCGAAATCGGCAGCTGGATGTATACCGACATGTCGCTGTTCAGCGCCTCGTATCTGAACGTGAAGAACCTGACCCTCGGCTACAACCTGCCGCAGAAATGGATGGACAAGATCGGCATCGGCGGCATCCGCGTTTACGCTTCGGCCGACAACGTGTGGATGTGGACCCAGCATGCCGGCATCGACCCGCGCATGTCGCTGGTCGGCGGTTACGAAGTAGGTGCCTATGCCTATCCCTACATGCGTACCATGTCCCTGGGTGTTAACGTAACTTTCTAA
- a CDS encoding RagB/SusD family nutrient uptake outer membrane protein, with protein sequence MKKYLIALSLVGLVTSSCYEKLNIAPPNAITDEQVKELLATADDETIEVILGGVAGGLPTEILKNNSKGGALEYRYGSYFGMLPMRSFEGNDVVFGQQATASGFGRDEYALTDFRTANSTRNYPYWEQGWVWVTDANKVLNVVDDKTVGNNATMKKYQAWAYLIRAYAYNWLVDNYQQAYMAGGKDKLGVPYYSYYNPAQPYQARASLQNCYDSINKDLDKAIAGFTADGSNGFTEAKDDLDAGVAYFLKAKVALATGQWSTAIHACDQIIAVYGAQFMSQGQYVAQNIPDATGKAQYYAVNSGFLSLAQNPECILGWPLAQTKDKAYLVYFFNTYGCCSGGSGGNYARIDDRLYDKINENDYRKQNFWVTGLPDTDYEYANGTSTKILPYSNLKFACTVGTGGGTDPSQAKATSFFTDVILMRLSEVYLMKAEAEAQSGTGDAKATLNILLAARTKERATPLTCDSYTEMKGLSALEMVQLQTRIEMWGENGLEYYNNKRWNKPVDRNGSNVHWIKATTLTVPNMALQIPEESTNYNDLIVQDN encoded by the coding sequence ATGAAAAAATACTTAATAGCACTTTCATTGGTGGGGTTAGTCACCTCTTCATGCTACGAAAAGCTGAATATTGCTCCTCCCAACGCCATCACCGACGAACAGGTAAAGGAGTTACTTGCCACCGCGGATGATGAAACGATCGAAGTCATTTTGGGCGGAGTCGCTGGCGGACTGCCTACAGAGATACTCAAAAACAATTCCAAGGGTGGAGCTTTGGAATATCGTTATGGCTCGTATTTCGGAATGTTGCCCATGCGTAGCTTCGAAGGTAATGATGTCGTGTTCGGACAACAAGCGACCGCAAGCGGGTTTGGCCGCGACGAGTATGCTTTGACGGATTTCCGAACTGCCAATTCAACCAGAAACTATCCTTACTGGGAACAAGGTTGGGTTTGGGTAACTGATGCCAACAAAGTGCTCAATGTCGTTGATGACAAGACAGTAGGTAACAATGCGACGATGAAGAAGTACCAAGCTTGGGCTTATCTAATCCGGGCTTATGCCTATAACTGGTTGGTGGATAACTATCAGCAAGCATATATGGCTGGAGGCAAAGACAAACTCGGCGTTCCGTACTATTCTTACTACAATCCTGCTCAGCCCTATCAGGCTCGTGCTTCTCTGCAAAACTGCTACGATTCGATCAACAAAGATCTGGACAAAGCGATTGCCGGGTTCACGGCCGACGGGTCGAACGGTTTTACCGAGGCTAAAGACGATCTCGATGCCGGTGTAGCCTACTTCCTGAAAGCTAAAGTAGCGCTGGCTACAGGCCAGTGGAGTACGGCTATTCATGCATGCGACCAGATCATCGCCGTATATGGGGCTCAATTTATGTCGCAGGGACAGTATGTGGCCCAGAATATTCCGGATGCGACAGGGAAAGCCCAATACTATGCCGTTAATTCAGGTTTTCTGTCACTGGCACAGAATCCCGAATGTATTTTAGGATGGCCTCTTGCCCAGACCAAAGACAAAGCTTACCTGGTTTATTTTTTCAATACTTACGGATGTTGCAGCGGCGGTTCGGGCGGCAATTATGCCCGTATCGACGATCGCCTCTATGACAAGATCAACGAGAATGACTACCGCAAACAGAATTTCTGGGTAACCGGTTTACCTGATACAGATTATGAATATGCTAACGGAACTTCTACCAAAATCCTTCCGTACTCGAACCTGAAGTTCGCCTGCACCGTGGGAACAGGCGGCGGGACCGATCCGTCTCAGGCGAAAGCGACCTCATTTTTTACAGACGTTATTCTGATGCGTCTTTCGGAGGTTTACCTCATGAAAGCGGAAGCGGAAGCGCAGAGCGGCACAGGGGATGCAAAAGCTACGTTGAATATCCTATTGGCAGCTCGTACCAAAGAAAGAGCCACGCCATTAACCTGCGATTCCTACACGGAAATGAAAGGCCTGTCTGCATTGGAAATGGTTCAACTTCAGACCCGCATCGAAATGTGGGGTGAAAACGGTCTGGAATATTACAACAACAAACGTTGGAATAAGCCAGTAGATCGTAACGGATCCAATGTACACTGGATTAAAGCCACGACCCTGACCGTTCCAAATATGGCTTTGCAGATTCCGGAAGAATCGACGAATTATAATGATCTGATTGTACAGGATAACTAA
- a CDS encoding RagB/SusD family nutrient uptake outer membrane protein, protein MKKYLIALALVGFATTSCYEKLNIAPPNRITNDQIQELLKSDPEKAEAIMSSVAAGMVPLFHEKDIRDMGSADTRYYNYADVACMRNLEANDIAAMGTDLSGSVWGMAEYNLITVFGEHDDKVPPYWYLCWDNITAANKLLDNLPMSTVGDNKKLKQYRAMGLVTRAYFYNYLMENFQQAYMLDGQANYDNKLGMMLYTSFDPQQPYKARASAAETYDSILKWSKEAVTLMKEAEVGYTNDITDIDLGVCNFNLLRVALCAGDWTTAITAGNELVAQYTKFIPKANYGWQGSKTGNLQNPISIPASGNYFLDVTNNPEVIMGWPYAQAAVQSVGSSNIEPTCIWMNPFGKGGGGLFSAIDQSLYNKMDDDDYRKNLFATTAYGSYAYPPNGTRANVPAWVNFKWANTYGIAGKAGEALSSSTVDQVGQYVMRASEAYLMLAEAQYRSGATGDAATTLNKLISARTDGAKDASNYNGGGDLWEMIKLQYRIEMWGEGREFYNNKRWNIPINRNKDYHPNATTLTFPVSGMVCKIPENEINYNPLVVQNP, encoded by the coding sequence ATGAAAAAGTATTTAATAGCGCTTGCGTTGGTGGGATTCGCGACCACTTCGTGTTATGAAAAACTGAATATCGCGCCCCCCAACCGGATTACGAACGACCAGATCCAGGAGCTGCTGAAAAGCGATCCGGAAAAGGCGGAAGCGATCATGAGCAGTGTCGCCGCCGGTATGGTGCCCCTGTTCCACGAAAAGGACATCCGCGACATGGGTAGTGCCGACACGCGTTACTACAACTATGCCGATGTCGCCTGCATGCGTAACCTCGAAGCCAACGACATCGCTGCGATGGGTACGGACCTCAGCGGCAGTGTCTGGGGGATGGCGGAATACAACCTCATCACCGTATTCGGCGAACATGACGACAAAGTTCCTCCCTACTGGTACCTGTGCTGGGACAACATCACCGCAGCGAACAAATTGCTGGACAACCTCCCCATGTCGACCGTAGGCGACAACAAAAAGCTGAAACAGTACCGGGCAATGGGTCTGGTTACGCGGGCGTATTTCTACAACTACCTGATGGAGAACTTCCAGCAGGCCTACATGCTCGACGGACAGGCCAACTACGACAACAAACTGGGTATGATGCTCTACACCTCTTTCGATCCCCAGCAACCGTACAAGGCCCGCGCTTCGGCAGCGGAAACCTACGATTCGATCCTGAAATGGTCGAAGGAGGCCGTAACGCTGATGAAGGAGGCAGAGGTAGGCTATACCAACGATATCACCGATATCGACCTGGGCGTCTGCAACTTCAACCTGCTGCGGGTAGCGCTGTGCGCAGGCGATTGGACGACCGCCATTACCGCCGGCAACGAACTCGTAGCGCAGTACACGAAATTCATCCCGAAAGCCAACTACGGCTGGCAGGGAAGCAAGACCGGCAACCTGCAGAATCCGATCAGCATTCCGGCATCCGGCAACTACTTCCTCGATGTAACCAACAACCCGGAGGTAATCATGGGCTGGCCTTATGCCCAGGCTGCTGTTCAGAGCGTGGGTAGCAGCAACATCGAACCGACCTGTATCTGGATGAACCCGTTCGGTAAAGGCGGCGGCGGACTGTTCAGCGCCATCGACCAGTCCCTCTACAACAAGATGGACGACGACGATTACCGCAAAAACCTGTTCGCAACGACCGCTTACGGCAGCTACGCCTATCCGCCCAACGGAACGCGTGCAAACGTACCTGCCTGGGTGAACTTCAAATGGGCCAACACTTACGGCATTGCCGGCAAAGCAGGCGAAGCGCTCAGCAGCAGCACGGTAGACCAGGTCGGCCAGTATGTGATGCGCGCTTCGGAAGCTTACCTGATGCTCGCCGAGGCCCAGTACCGCAGCGGAGCCACCGGCGATGCGGCAACCACGCTGAACAAACTGATCAGCGCCCGTACCGACGGTGCGAAAGATGCTTCCAACTACAACGGCGGCGGCGACCTGTGGGAGATGATCAAACTGCAGTACCGCATCGAGATGTGGGGCGAAGGCCGTGAGTTCTACAACAACAAGCGTTGGAACATTCCGATCAACCGCAACAAGGATTACCATCCGAACGCAACTACGCTTACCTTCCCTGTCAGCGGGATGGTTTGTAAGATTCCGGAAAACGAGATCAACTACAACCCGCTGGTTGTACAGAATCCTTGA
- a CDS encoding SusC/RagA family TonB-linked outer membrane protein yields the protein MAVLSMTLVQAQERTYSGVVKGSDGQPIIGASVEVVGTTVGTSTGLDGDYTIKANQGSKIKFSFLGTKSVTATAGASTTINVTLEDDAQSLEDVVVVAYGTAKKKDLTGSISSIDSKLISSQANSTLSKALEGSIPGIQVSSVDGQPGQDMAIRIRGIGTANQNNSNPLIVVDGVPYSDQNKNILSTINPKDVESISVLKDAASTSLYGSRGANGVVVVTTKKGQQGKAKITFEGKWGINMCGQSGYPDLIDDPQSIYEWAWRSIYNSARYASNDLYTTNVQNPNMSHEEAAKFASQHLFNYTGSTTDFSSKNDLDNYLLYKVPGLTDAGNLTTTGTGTAASSTMNNTFLVGTDGKLNPNAQLLYYDNWRDYFLQNKFRQEYNISVSGATDKTDYYISGGYLEDPSYIMGSKFNRYNIRSNINTQVTKWLRAGINMSYSRRAMQSPGTRWGRNPGDTNENIFIWFNDDNMLAPIWRYNENGEVLRDDAGNKLVNDRTGVVYSPLGQTAPPMANQYDPIKIAHDNINESIYNDINMNGYLEAKFLKDFTFRTSLAVDETYMMKSRYFNKETGRYRTSGGGFARNYWDYMNINALQTLNWSHDYGKHHVDALLGHEFNWTRSSSLNYVSSMSLIPNFNTFANFIALNTSAAAQASLGSNGGGEDQIALEGYFLRANYNYDSRYFISASVRTDGSSKFKNVSDRWGWFWSLGGAWRISNEEWIKDASWLTDLKLRADYGTTGNQSGIGNYAGYTTWGYAATGWLNSGASMPSGWKLTQNAMANSSLTWETKKTWDVGLDFRLWDRFYGTIDWYRSMTDDMLWNVPMSIEKGQTTIAANSAKMKTWGIEFDLGVDIIKTPDILWSFSVNGGHYKSTMANTPEGVGDPKLNNCWTATSDAWSMSGVGGGAGIIYLRGEGKPYYNIYQVRYMGVDQTTGLPLYSHYVTAAEATAGTFGSAKEGDLVGTTNYSIADRVELGDATPDFIGGFSTSFTYKNFDIAATFAFQIGGKFFSADYGYDGWYNNQKIGKPVSADMKNNTWSPAGANANATYTNTGAKFPMQIYANPNGASWPASGIAWGSSWQYTDMSLFNASYLSVKNITVGYNFPQRWMDKIGIGGIRVYASLDNMWLITSQSGIDPRMDITGGWAVGRGTYPYMKTCSLGVNVTF from the coding sequence ATGGCAGTGTTAAGCATGACGCTGGTTCAGGCGCAGGAGCGGACTTACTCCGGCGTGGTGAAGGGCAGTGACGGGCAACCGATCATCGGCGCCAGCGTGGAAGTGGTGGGTACCACGGTAGGCACTTCGACGGGCCTAGACGGTGACTACACCATCAAAGCCAACCAAGGGAGCAAAATCAAATTCTCTTTCCTGGGTACGAAATCCGTGACGGCTACCGCGGGAGCCAGCACGACTATTAACGTCACATTGGAAGATGACGCACAATCTCTTGAAGATGTAGTTGTTGTTGCGTACGGAACTGCGAAGAAAAAGGATCTAACCGGTTCGATTAGTTCCATTGATTCGAAACTTATCAGTTCACAAGCCAATTCAACGTTGTCTAAAGCACTTGAAGGCTCAATCCCTGGTATTCAGGTATCTTCTGTAGATGGTCAGCCGGGGCAGGATATGGCTATCCGTATCCGCGGTATCGGTACTGCCAACCAGAATAACTCGAATCCGTTGATTGTAGTCGACGGTGTACCCTACAGCGACCAAAACAAAAATATCCTTTCGACGATCAACCCGAAAGATGTGGAATCGATATCAGTCTTAAAAGATGCGGCATCGACCTCTCTATACGGTTCGCGTGGTGCCAATGGCGTCGTGGTCGTAACCACTAAAAAAGGTCAGCAGGGTAAAGCTAAAATCACATTTGAAGGCAAATGGGGCATTAACATGTGCGGGCAGTCGGGATACCCCGATTTGATTGATGATCCGCAGAGTATCTATGAGTGGGCTTGGCGCTCAATTTACAACTCCGCCCGTTATGCTAGCAACGACCTGTACACAACTAATGTGCAGAATCCGAATATGTCGCACGAAGAAGCGGCCAAGTTCGCCAGCCAGCACCTGTTCAACTATACGGGAAGCACTACGGATTTCAGCAGTAAGAACGATTTGGACAACTATCTGTTGTACAAAGTGCCAGGATTGACCGATGCCGGTAATCTGACTACCACGGGTACGGGCACAGCGGCAAGCTCTACAATGAATAATACGTTCCTGGTAGGTACAGACGGTAAACTGAACCCGAACGCTCAATTGCTTTATTATGACAATTGGCGTGACTACTTTCTGCAAAATAAATTCCGTCAGGAGTACAACATCTCGGTCAGCGGTGCAACCGATAAAACGGATTATTACATTTCAGGCGGTTACCTCGAAGATCCCTCGTACATCATGGGATCAAAATTTAACCGCTACAATATTCGTAGTAATATCAACACGCAGGTCACAAAATGGTTGAGAGCCGGTATCAACATGTCGTACAGCCGCCGCGCAATGCAGTCGCCGGGTACCCGTTGGGGACGCAACCCGGGTGATACGAACGAGAATATTTTTATCTGGTTCAACGATGACAATATGCTGGCTCCCATTTGGCGATACAATGAAAACGGCGAGGTATTGCGCGATGATGCCGGAAATAAGCTGGTCAACGACCGTACCGGAGTGGTATATTCTCCGCTGGGTCAAACGGCTCCGCCGATGGCCAACCAGTACGACCCGATTAAAATCGCTCATGATAATATCAACGAGAGCATTTACAACGATATTAACATGAACGGTTATCTGGAGGCCAAATTCTTGAAAGATTTCACTTTCCGCACCTCTTTGGCTGTTGACGAGACTTATATGATGAAATCTCGCTATTTCAACAAAGAGACGGGGCGTTACCGCACATCTGGCGGAGGTTTCGCCCGCAACTACTGGGATTACATGAATATCAACGCTCTCCAGACTTTGAACTGGAGTCATGATTACGGGAAACATCATGTAGATGCCTTGCTCGGTCATGAATTTAACTGGACCCGCAGCTCTTCATTGAACTATGTAAGTTCAATGAGTTTGATTCCTAACTTCAATACATTCGCCAACTTCATCGCATTGAATACTTCGGCTGCGGCCCAGGCTTCACTGGGTAGCAACGGTGGCGGTGAGGACCAGATCGCTCTGGAGGGTTATTTCCTGCGTGCAAATTACAACTATGATAGCCGCTATTTTATAAGCGCCAGTGTCCGTACCGACGGGTCTTCGAAATTCAAAAACGTATCGGACCGTTGGGGATGGTTCTGGTCATTGGGAGGTGCCTGGCGTATCTCGAATGAAGAATGGATCAAAGATGCATCCTGGCTGACCGACCTGAAATTACGTGCTGATTATGGCACTACCGGTAACCAGAGCGGCATTGGAAATTATGCCGGCTATACGACATGGGGATACGCTGCAACAGGCTGGCTGAATTCAGGTGCGTCGATGCCTTCGGGTTGGAAACTGACTCAGAATGCCATGGCCAACTCATCGCTGACCTGGGAGACGAAAAAGACATGGGATGTAGGTCTGGATTTCCGTCTGTGGGACCGTTTCTACGGTACGATCGACTGGTATCGCAGCATGACCGATGACATGCTGTGGAATGTTCCGATGTCTATCGAAAAAGGACAGACCACGATCGCTGCAAACTCCGCTAAAATGAAAACATGGGGTATTGAGTTCGATTTGGGCGTGGATATCATCAAGACTCCGGATATCCTTTGGTCGTTCTCCGTAAATGGCGGACATTATAAAAGCACGATGGCCAATACCCCTGAAGGCGTAGGCGATCCGAAACTGAATAACTGTTGGACTGCAACTTCGGACGCATGGAGCATGTCCGGCGTGGGCGGTGGTGCCGGTATCATTTATTTGCGCGGGGAAGGCAAACCCTACTACAACATTTATCAGGTAAGATACATGGGTGTTGACCAAACAACGGGTTTGCCCCTTTATTCGCATTACGTAACTGCAGCAGAAGCGACTGCCGGGACTTTCGGCTCCGCTAAAGAGGGTGATTTGGTTGGAACGACCAACTACTCGATTGCCGACCGGGTCGAACTGGGCGATGCTACTCCTGACTTTATCGGCGGCTTCAGTACTAGCTTTACTTACAAAAACTTCGATATTGCCGCAACATTTGCATTCCAGATCGGAGGTAAATTCTTCAGTGCCGATTACGGTTATGATGGCTGGTATAATAACCAAAAGATAGGTAAACCCGTTTCGGCAGATATGAAGAATAACACTTGGTCGCCGGCCGGTGCCAATGCCAATGCCACCTACACGAATACGGGCGCCAAATTCCCGATGCAGATTTATGCCAATCCGAACGGTGCCAGCTGGCCTGCCAGCGGTATCGCATGGGGTAGCTCATGGCAATATACCGATATGTCGTTGTTCAATGCCTCATACTTGAGCGTCAAGAACATTACGGTAGGCTATAATTTCCCGCAACGGTGGATGGACAAGATCGGCATCGGCGGCATCCGCGTCTACGCATCGCTCGACAACATGTGGCTGATTACCAGTCAGTCCGGCATTGACCCGCGTATGGATATCACCGGAGGTTGGGCTGTCGGTCGAGGAACTTATCCTTACATGAAGACCTGCTCGCTGGGTGTTAACGTAACTTTCTAA